Part of the Erwinia amylovora genome is shown below.
AATCCTTATAAGCTGATGAATGAAGCCGCAGCGAAAACGTTCAGTCGTCTAAAAAATGAACAGCCTGCAATCAAAAAGGATCCCAACTATCTGCGCCAGATCGTACGTGAAGAGCTACTGCCTTATGTGCAGGTCAAGTACGCTGGCGCCTTAGTATTGGGCCGTTACTACAAAGACGCCACTCCGGCACAGCGTGACGCTTATTTTAAAGCCTTCGGCGACTATCTGGCTCAGGCCTATGGTCAGGCGCTGGCGATGTACAATGGCCAGACCTATCAAATTGCGCCAGAACAACCCACTGGCGGAGCAAATATCATCGCCATTCGCGTCACCATCGTTGATCCTAATGGCCGGCCACCGGTGCGCCTGGACTTCCAGTGGCGCAAAAATAGCGTCAACGGTCACTGGCAGGCGTATGACATGATCGCTGAAGGGGTCAGTATGATCACCACCAAGCAGAATGAATGGAGTGATGTCCTGCGCCAGAAAGGCATTGATGGTTTAACCCAGCGCCTGAAATCCTATGCTCAGCAGGCCGTTACGTTGAACAAGCAGTCATAATGAACGAGCAACTGCGCTGGGAAGTTGAGACGGGCCAGCTCCGCCTCATCGGTGAACTGGAGCGTGAAACGCTGCTGCCGTTATGGCAACAGCGAGAGGCGGTGATGCAGCACGTAGAGACGATTGACGTTTCCGCTCTGCAGCGAGTGGATTCGGGAGGACTGGCATTGCTGGTCCATCTGCAACAGATCGCCATTGATAACGGCAGGAAACCGCGCTTTAGCGGAATTACTGACAAACTGAATTCGCTCATCACGCTCTATAATTTGCAGAAAATTATCGTCTGCAGCAATTAAAACGCGGTTGTTCACTGCCTGTTTGATCAATGCAGAGAACGTATTAAGTTTATGACTTTTCATCCACCAGGGGCTGTCCCGGCCCCTGTTTTCGCTGTATTTGTCGTGCTGTGAGCTTCCATTCAGGTCTGCTCGTATGCCATCGGGCATCTTTTGTTTGTTTAAGAGTTGGGCAGATTCCACTAAGATGTATGTCTGTTTATTATCAAGTGAAATTTAAAGCATCATGGAAAATAGTGAAATTCAGTCCGTGCTAATGAGCGCGTTACCTTTGCAGGAAGTCCACGTAACTGGCGAAGGTAGCCATTTTCAGGTCATTGCCGTTGGTGAACTTTTCGGCGAGATGAGCCGCGTGAAGAAGCAGCAGACGGTCTATGCCCCCCTGATGGCTTACATTGCCGATAACCGTATTCATGCGGTTTCCATAAAGACTTACACCCCTGAAGAATGGGCGCGTGACCGTAAGCTAAACGGTTTTTAAGCTGCGCAGATCTCATCACGCGCTTCGTGGTGAGGGCTGACAGCAGATTTTATGTTTGACAACAGAGAGTAGTTGCAATGGATAAATTTCGTGTACAGGGTCCGACCCGGCTGAATGGTGAAGTCACCATTTCCGGGGCAAAAAACGCCGCATTGCCGATCCTGTTCGCTGCTCTGCTGGCTGAAGAGCCGGTCGAGATCCAGAATGTCCCGAAACTGAAAGACATTGATACCACCATGAAGCTGCTCGGCCAGCTCGGTGTGAAGGCCGAACGTAATGGTTCCGTGCATCTGGATGCCAGCAATGTGGATATCTACTGCGCGCCTTATGAACTGGTGAAAACCATGCGCGCCTCGATTTGGGCATTGGGCCCGCTGGTGGCACGTTTTGGCCAGGGGCAAGTATCACTGCCCGGTGGTTGCGCTATCGGCGCACGGCCGGTTGATCTTCATATCACCGGCCTTGAGCAGCTCGGCGCCGAGATCAAACTGGAAGAAGGTTACGTTAAAGCCTCTGTCGCGGGTCGCCTGAAAGGGGCGCATATCGTTATGGATAAGGTCAGCGTGGGTGCAACCGTCACTATCATGAGTGCGGCGACGCTGGCAACGGGCACCACCGTTATCGAGAATGCTGCGCGTGAGCCGGAAATTGTCGACACTGCCAACTTCCTCAACACGCTTGGGGCGAAAATCACCGGTGCCGGCAGCGATCGTATCACCATCGAAGGTGTTGATCGCCTTGGTGGCGGTGTTTATCGCGTACTTCCTGACCGCATCGAAACCGGTACTTTCCTGGTGGCGGGAGCGATTTCCGGCGGTAAGGTTACCTGCCGTGCGGCGCAGCCCGATACGCTGGATGCTGTACTGGCTAAGCTACGCGAAGCCGGTGCGGACATCGAGATGGGAGAAGACTGGATAAGCCTGGACATGCACGGTAAGCGGCCTAAAGCGGTCAATTTACGCACAGCGCCGCATCCCGGTTTCCCAACCGATATGCAGGCGCAGTTCAGTTTGTTGAACCTGGTGGCTGAAGGCACGGGGGTGATTACTGAAACCATCTTCGAAAACCGCTTTATGCACGTGCCAGAGTTAGTTCGCATGGGTGCGCACGCCGAGATTGAAAGCCATACGTTGATATGTCACGGCGTTGAGAAGCTCTCCAGCGCACAGGTCATGGCGACCGACCTGCGTGCCTCCGCCAGTCTGGTGCTGGCGGGTTGTATTGCGGAAGGCACCACGCTGGTGGACCGCATCTATCATATCGACCGAGGGTACGAGCATATCGAAGATAAGCTGATAGCCCTTGGGGCAAATATCCAGCGGATCAGCGGCGAAGAGTAATATTCCGCTAAATAAAAACAGGGTCGGTAGCGAATACCGGCCCTGTTTTCTATCGTCGAATGCGCTGTTGGCGGTCGATAAGACGATGTGTGTTCACATCAAAGTACCGGCTGGGCCAGATCTTAGATGGATGAATGTTCAAAGCTGTGGCGATGATCCATTCTCCTTTTGGCCATGGACGGCATAATGCGTTGGCCAGGGTTGATGAGCTCAAGCCTGCCAGTCGCGACTGTGCAGCCAGCGTGGTGCCTTTTTTACGTAAGGCGGCAATGATGTCGGCGGGGTGCCAGTCTTGCGGGTTGTGTGTCATGTGCTTATCCTCCTTGAGCACTTTTTAAAATTACAGCGGTAGAATACTGTGATGTACGCCAGCCTTTCGCCGAACTCCCTTGCTAAAAACCAGTCATATCTGGATGTAACACGGTTTTTATAGCATTTAATTTCCGTTAAATTCCAATTAATTTGTGGCGTAACCGATTTTTTGCGTAAGGCTACACAAAGTTCAGGAAACTGCGTGTTGTTGTTTCAGAATGTTTTGATGGCGGTCAGATGGTGGGGCGAGAGTCGCGTAGATAACGGGAAGCAAGGCGCTTGTGCCGGGCCTCCCTTGT
Proteins encoded:
- the mlaC gene encoding phospholipid-binding protein MlaC, which encodes MLKRLLMVAMLAIAPLAAHAEADQTNPYKLMNEAAAKTFSRLKNEQPAIKKDPNYLRQIVREELLPYVQVKYAGALVLGRYYKDATPAQRDAYFKAFGDYLAQAYGQALAMYNGQTYQIAPEQPTGGANIIAIRVTIVDPNGRPPVRLDFQWRKNSVNGHWQAYDMIAEGVSMITTKQNEWSDVLRQKGIDGLTQRLKSYAQQAVTLNKQS
- the mlaB gene encoding lipid asymmetry maintenance protein MlaB; amino-acid sequence: MNEQLRWEVETGQLRLIGELERETLLPLWQQREAVMQHVETIDVSALQRVDSGGLALLVHLQQIAIDNGRKPRFSGITDKLNSLITLYNLQKIIVCSN
- the ibaG gene encoding BolA family iron metabolism protein IbaG; the encoded protein is MENSEIQSVLMSALPLQEVHVTGEGSHFQVIAVGELFGEMSRVKKQQTVYAPLMAYIADNRIHAVSIKTYTPEEWARDRKLNGF
- the murA gene encoding UDP-N-acetylglucosamine 1-carboxyvinyltransferase, with the translated sequence MDKFRVQGPTRLNGEVTISGAKNAALPILFAALLAEEPVEIQNVPKLKDIDTTMKLLGQLGVKAERNGSVHLDASNVDIYCAPYELVKTMRASIWALGPLVARFGQGQVSLPGGCAIGARPVDLHITGLEQLGAEIKLEEGYVKASVAGRLKGAHIVMDKVSVGATVTIMSAATLATGTTVIENAAREPEIVDTANFLNTLGAKITGAGSDRITIEGVDRLGGGVYRVLPDRIETGTFLVAGAISGGKVTCRAAQPDTLDAVLAKLREAGADIEMGEDWISLDMHGKRPKAVNLRTAPHPGFPTDMQAQFSLLNLVAEGTGVITETIFENRFMHVPELVRMGAHAEIESHTLICHGVEKLSSAQVMATDLRASASLVLAGCIAEGTTLVDRIYHIDRGYEHIEDKLIALGANIQRISGEE
- a CDS encoding helix-turn-helix domain-containing protein codes for the protein MTHNPQDWHPADIIAALRKKGTTLAAQSRLAGLSSSTLANALCRPWPKGEWIIATALNIHPSKIWPSRYFDVNTHRLIDRQQRIRR